The following proteins are encoded in a genomic region of Comamonas resistens:
- the adk gene encoding adenylate kinase, with protein sequence MKLILLGAPGAGKGTQAAFICQKYGIPQISTGDMLRAAVKAGTPLGLQAKAVMDAGQLVSDDLIINLVKERIAQADCANGFLFDGFPRTIPQADAMKAAGVKLDYVLEIDVPFEAIIERMSGRRSHPASGRTYHVKFNPPKVEGKDDVTGEDLVQREDDKEETVKKRLDVYSSQTRPLVDYYQNWAKQDAASAPQYRAISGLGSVEEITERALKALAQ encoded by the coding sequence ATGAAACTGATTTTGTTGGGTGCACCCGGCGCCGGCAAAGGCACTCAGGCCGCCTTTATCTGCCAAAAGTACGGTATCCCTCAAATCTCCACCGGCGACATGCTGCGTGCCGCCGTCAAGGCTGGCACGCCCCTGGGCCTGCAAGCCAAGGCCGTGATGGATGCCGGCCAGTTGGTCAGCGACGACCTGATCATCAATCTGGTCAAGGAACGCATTGCCCAGGCCGATTGCGCCAACGGTTTCCTGTTTGACGGTTTTCCTCGCACCATCCCCCAGGCCGACGCCATGAAGGCTGCCGGCGTGAAACTGGACTATGTGCTGGAAATCGACGTACCCTTTGAGGCCATCATCGAGCGCATGAGCGGCCGCCGCAGCCACCCCGCTTCGGGCCGCACCTACCATGTCAAGTTCAACCCCCCCAAAGTGGAAGGCAAGGACGATGTGACCGGTGAAGACCTGGTTCAACGCGAAGACGACAAGGAAGAAACCGTCAAGAAGCGCCTGGACGTGTACAGCAGCCAGACACGCCCCCTGGTGGATTACTACCAGAACTGGGCCAAGCAAGACGCTGCCAGCGCCCCTCAGTACCGCGCAATCAGCGGCCTGGGCAGCGTGGAAGAAATCACCGAGCGTGCACTGAAGGCCCTGGCCCAGTAA
- the kdsB gene encoding 3-deoxy-manno-octulosonate cytidylyltransferase, protein MSYTVLIPARLSSSRLPGKPLADIGGLPMVVRVAQRAAKAGAARCVVAGDDESIVAACARHGIEAILTRKNHPSGSDRLAEACEQLGLSGDDVVVNVQGDEPLIDPLLIDATAKLLLSRPEASMGTAAHPIDTLADYRNPNVVKVVCDANGLASYFSRAPIPFSRDHADEEWWKTATAKSGHTGFTPLRHIGIYSYKAGFLREFPQLAPAPTEAMEQLEQLRALWHGHRIAVHITPDAPGAGVDTPEDLERVRALFAS, encoded by the coding sequence ATGTCCTATACGGTACTGATTCCCGCCCGCCTGTCCTCCAGCCGCCTGCCCGGCAAGCCCCTGGCCGATATCGGCGGTCTGCCCATGGTCGTGCGCGTAGCCCAGCGCGCCGCCAAAGCGGGCGCTGCGCGCTGCGTGGTCGCAGGTGATGACGAAAGCATCGTCGCTGCCTGCGCTCGGCACGGCATTGAAGCCATCCTGACCCGCAAGAACCACCCCAGCGGCAGCGACCGACTGGCCGAGGCCTGCGAACAGCTGGGGCTGAGCGGTGACGATGTGGTTGTCAATGTCCAGGGCGACGAACCCCTGATCGACCCGCTGCTGATCGACGCCACGGCCAAGCTGCTGCTATCCCGCCCCGAAGCCAGCATGGGCACGGCCGCCCATCCCATTGACACTCTGGCCGACTACCGCAACCCCAATGTGGTGAAGGTGGTCTGCGACGCCAATGGTCTGGCCAGCTATTTCAGCCGTGCACCGATTCCCTTTTCGCGCGACCACGCCGATGAAGAATGGTGGAAGACGGCAACTGCCAAGTCTGGCCATACCGGCTTCACCCCGCTGCGCCATATCGGTATCTATAGCTACAAAGCCGGTTTTCTGCGTGAGTTCCCGCAGTTGGCTCCCGCTCCCACCGAGGCCATGGAGCAGCTGGAGCAGTTGCGCGCGCTGTGGCACGGCCATCGGATCGCCGTACACATCACCCCCGACGCACCCGGCGCTGGCGTGGACACGCCTGAAGACCTGGAGCGCGTGCGCGCCCTGTTCGCCAGCTGA
- a CDS encoding Trm112 family protein, with the protein MDAKLLELLVCPVTKGPLRFDRERQELISHSARLAYPVRDGIPVLLENEARTLTDDEIDEAS; encoded by the coding sequence ATGGATGCCAAACTTCTTGAACTGCTGGTCTGCCCCGTGACCAAAGGCCCTTTGCGCTTTGACCGCGAGCGCCAGGAGCTGATCAGCCACAGCGCGCGCCTGGCCTATCCCGTGCGTGACGGCATTCCCGTGTTGCTGGAAAACGAAGCCCGCACCCTGACCGATGACGAAATCGACGAAGCCTCCTGA
- the lpxK gene encoding tetraacyldisaccharide 4'-kinase — MPQTSSSSSPSSQGLRALWRKRGLGAWLLWPLSCLYGGLQGWNAWRMRRRQQSTGLPVIVVGNVIAGGAGKTPVTQAVVAHLQAAGWTPGILSRGYGRKTDDCREALPDSPASEVGDEPALLARSTGAPVFVATKRLDAARALREKYPQVDILVSDDGLQHLTMARDVELCVFNDEGVGNGFLLPAGPLREPWPRDVTATLYAGQAPQPTGSAPAFALRRQLADHARNGRGESRSLRDLAVRPVEAVAAVARPESFFSMLLAQGLTLDATQALPDHYDFESFSRKLDNGSALICTEKDAVKLWRSFPDAWAVPLQLQLPHAFWALLDARLAAVCPSGPGRS, encoded by the coding sequence ATGCCTCAGACCTCCTCTTCCTCCAGTCCATCCTCCCAAGGCTTGCGTGCCTTGTGGCGCAAGCGGGGGCTGGGCGCATGGCTGCTGTGGCCGCTTTCCTGCCTCTATGGCGGCCTGCAGGGCTGGAACGCGTGGCGCATGCGCCGGCGTCAGCAAAGCACGGGGCTGCCTGTGATCGTGGTGGGAAATGTGATTGCCGGCGGTGCGGGCAAGACGCCCGTGACGCAGGCAGTTGTCGCCCATCTGCAGGCTGCCGGCTGGACGCCGGGCATTCTCTCGCGCGGCTATGGCCGCAAGACCGACGACTGCCGCGAAGCCCTGCCGGACAGCCCGGCCAGCGAGGTCGGCGACGAGCCCGCCCTGCTGGCCCGCAGCACGGGTGCGCCCGTCTTCGTGGCGACCAAGCGGCTGGATGCGGCCCGCGCGCTGCGCGAAAAATATCCGCAGGTCGACATTTTGGTCAGCGACGATGGCCTGCAACATCTGACCATGGCCCGCGATGTGGAGCTGTGCGTATTCAACGACGAAGGTGTGGGCAATGGCTTTTTGCTGCCCGCAGGCCCTTTGCGCGAACCCTGGCCCCGCGATGTGACCGCCACGCTGTATGCTGGCCAAGCGCCCCAACCCACAGGCAGTGCACCAGCCTTTGCGCTGCGACGGCAGTTGGCCGATCACGCGCGCAATGGGCGGGGCGAGAGCCGCTCTCTGCGCGATCTGGCGGTTCGCCCCGTGGAGGCCGTGGCCGCGGTGGCCCGGCCGGAATCCTTTTTCTCCATGCTGCTGGCTCAGGGGTTGACGCTGGACGCCACCCAGGCACTACCGGACCACTATGATTTCGAGAGCTTCTCACGCAAGCTGGATAATGGATCAGCATTGATTTGTACGGAAAAAGATGCGGTCAAACTCTGGCGCAGTTTTCCCGATGCCTGGGCCGTGCCGCTGCAATTGCAGCTGCCCCATGCGTTCTGGGCCCTGCTCGACGCCAGACTGGCCGCGGTTTGCCCATCAGGCCCCGGAAGGTCTTGA
- a CDS encoding ExbD/TolR family protein, producing MNFRPRHRDEPEINLIPFIDVLLVVLIFLMLSTTYSKFTELELTLPVADAEQQRDRPKEIIVAVASDGRYAVNKQALDDRTMEAVASALSGAAAAGKDSVVIISADATAPHQSVVTVMEAARRAGLSQITFATQSSASAGKAK from the coding sequence ATGAACTTCCGTCCCCGCCACCGTGATGAACCCGAGATCAATCTGATCCCCTTCATCGACGTGCTGCTGGTGGTGCTGATCTTTTTGATGCTCTCCACCACCTACAGCAAGTTCACCGAGCTGGAGCTGACGCTTCCCGTGGCCGACGCCGAGCAGCAGCGCGACCGGCCCAAGGAAATCATTGTCGCCGTGGCCTCCGACGGTCGCTACGCCGTCAACAAGCAGGCTCTGGACGACCGCACCATGGAAGCCGTGGCCTCCGCACTGTCGGGCGCGGCCGCTGCAGGCAAGGACAGCGTGGTCATCATCAGCGCCGACGCCACCGCTCCCCACCAGTCGGTGGTGACCGTCATGGAAGCCGCCCGCCGTGCAGGACTGTCGCAGATTACTTTTGCGACACAGTCTTCGGCCTCTGCGGGCAAGGCAAAATAA
- a CDS encoding MotA/TolQ/ExbB proton channel family protein — translation MLSIIQAAGWPIWPLIACSILALALIFERFAALKTSKVAPPNLLNEAISVSARSLPNTETTQQLAQSSALGDVLASGLRTLQAHPDSSEDELRAAMEGAGRAAAHKLEKYLSALATIASAAPLLGLLGTVIGMIEIFGSQSGGGAVGGGNPAQLAHGISIALYNTAFGLIVAIPTLIFWRYFRARVDAYLLGMELASEQFVRHLARLKLVK, via the coding sequence TTGCTGTCGATCATACAAGCCGCAGGATGGCCTATCTGGCCTTTGATTGCCTGCTCGATTCTGGCCTTGGCCCTGATTTTTGAGCGCTTCGCCGCTCTCAAGACCAGCAAGGTCGCACCGCCCAATCTGCTCAATGAAGCGATTTCGGTATCGGCCAGGAGTCTGCCCAATACTGAGACCACTCAGCAACTGGCCCAAAGCTCGGCACTCGGTGATGTGCTGGCCTCCGGCCTGCGCACCCTGCAGGCCCATCCGGACAGCAGCGAAGACGAGCTGCGCGCCGCCATGGAAGGCGCAGGCCGTGCGGCCGCCCACAAGCTGGAGAAGTATCTGAGCGCCCTGGCCACCATCGCCTCGGCCGCCCCTCTGCTGGGCCTGCTGGGCACGGTCATCGGCATGATCGAGATCTTCGGCTCCCAATCCGGCGGCGGTGCCGTGGGCGGCGGCAACCCTGCGCAGCTCGCACATGGTATTTCGATCGCGCTGTACAACACGGCGTTCGGCCTGATCGTGGCCATTCCCACGCTGATCTTCTGGCGCTACTTCCGCGCCCGCGTGGATGCTTATCTGCTGGGCATGGAGCTGGCTTCCGAGCAGTTCGTGCGCCATCTGGCCCGTCTGAAGCTGGTCAAGTAA